A window from Schistosoma haematobium chromosome 1, whole genome shotgun sequence encodes these proteins:
- a CDS encoding hypothetical protein (EggNog:ENOG410IFYQ~COG:S~SECRETED:SignalP(1-16)): MIFLLCLITYVNFITSNPTSQSDYLLQEEANTTISDLNEDLTGGFTVTEMSSTSMDSEPVIKSDHDTSSVDEVNSNEPDETTTESDEPMFDNDQHNGDNHQSSEHHNDNQENHEDDHEHDHKHEHKHGHEHYHEHKNDYNKADIHKRTRGKHSDSTNPKKVNKL, from the exons ATGATATTTCTATTGTGTTTAATAACTTATGTGAATTTCATTACATCGAATCCAACGTCACAATCAG ATTACCTTCTACAAGAAGAAGCTAATACAACAATCTCAGATTTAAACGAAGATTTGACTGGGGGGTTTACAGTTACTGAAATGTCATCTACATCAATGGATTCTGAACCCGTTATAAAATCTGATCATGATACTTCATCGGTTGACGAAGTTAATTCAAATGAACCGGACGAAACAACCACTGAATCTGATGAACCTATGTTTGACAATGATCAACACAACGGTGATAACCATCAATCATCTGAACATCATAATGATAACCAAGAAAATCATGAGGACGACCACGAACACGACCATAAACATGAACACAAGCATGGTCACGAACATTATCATGAACACAAAAATGACTACAACAAGGCAGACATACATAAAAGAACGAGAGGTAAACATTCTGACTCAACTAATCCAAAAAAAGTCAATAAGTTATAA
- a CDS encoding hypothetical protein (EggNog:ENOG410PNQV~COG:S~SECRETED:SignalP(1-24)), producing the protein MKLISMITNIQLLSVLCLLTYVNAGLLQKSNEDEISSVGKTDSGQDIEPSIVSDVVAESVDSLNETTNVDSHKEGTSNSNSSESIVVADVANTETVVNLTSNPPESTIGNSDNNSDSTDNSDVSSTLTTETDTTQNDIVVPIIAEGSENHTESTSTVTSGENHTESTSTVTSGENHTETVISDSTSENLDNHTEAPTDANTPSPLIVAVGDLCKEFGIHMDTQLTSLTSGDLKNQTESTGNSDITPHTQVHNVDENRTDDSHLESTSESVDIRAQTFTETPKYPSPLMKLIDNLCKVFTNTNEIVSDTTEEPTEIITTTETNNITESETKSTDNETQSVSNICINTMCANETGTTTEQPSTTGAVLHHLNLSDIKSKKCKTKKSDEDDCETDSENEDASEGTDSDGDSNDESDDDNE; encoded by the exons ATGAAATTGATTTCAATGATTAcaaatattcaattattatctgttctatgcttacttacttatgtgAATGCAGGTTTATTACAAAAATCAAATGAAG ATGAAATTTCATCCGTTGGAAAGACTGATTCTGGACAAGATATAGAGCCGTCAATCGTTTCTGATGTTGTTGCAGAAAGTGTTGATAGTTTGAATGAAACCACAAATGTAGACAGTCATAAAGAAGGAACATCTAACTCGAATTCCTCTGAGTCGATTGTAGTGGCTGACGTTGCTAACACTGAGACTGTTGTCAACTTAACTTCAAATCCTCCAGAATCTACGATAGGAAATTCTGACAACAATTCAGATAGCACTGACAACTCAGATGTTTCCTCTACTCTGACGACAGAAACTGATACTACTCAGAATGATATCGTTGTTCCGATAATTGCAGAGGGTTCAGAAAATCATACAGAAAGTACTTCTACTGTGACAAGTGGTGAAAATCATACAGAAAGCACTTCTACTGTGACAAGTGGTGAAAATCATACAGAAACAGTTATATCTGATTCAACCTCAGAAAATCTTGATAACCATACAGAAGCCCCTACAGATGCTAATACACCTTCTCCTTTGATAGTAGCCGTTGGGGATCTTTGTAAAGAGTTTGGTATTCACATGGACACACAGTTGACTAGTCTAACATCAGGAGACTTGAAAAATCAGACAGAAAGCACTGGTAACTCAGATATAACCCCTCATACACAGGTCCATAACGTTGACGAGAATCGTACTGATGACTCTCACTTAGAGTCAACTTCAGAAAGTGTTGATATTCGAGCACAAACTTTTACAGAAACACCTAAATATCCTTCTCCTTTGATGAAACTAATTGATAACCTTTGCAAGGTGTTCACTAACACAAATGAAATTGTCTCTGATACAACAGAAGAACCTACCGAAATCATCACAACAACTGAGACAAACAACATCACTGAGTCAGAAACCAAGTCTACCGACAACGAAACACAAAGTGTTTCCAATATTTGCATTAATACTATGTGTGCAAATGAAACAGGCACAACAACTGAACAACCAAGTACTACCGGTGCAGTATTGCATCATTTAAATCTTTCTGATATAAAGAGTAAGAAGTGTAAAACAAAGAAATCAGATGAAGATGACTGTGAAACCGATTCAGAAAATGAAGATGCCTCGGAAGGAACCGATAGTGATGGTGATAGTAATGATGAAAGTGACGatgataatgaatga